A single window of Pseudomonadota bacterium DNA harbors:
- a CDS encoding tetratricopeptide repeat protein: MPRLLYPCALALTLLGPGLPATVAATDLPTDSATQPGEADFVAGLQSYRAGQYNAALDAFNRAFSAGRSDAETTYYLGLTHLQLRQFDEARGYFELVVASGQNLDKAHFYLGQIALEQDKPAEAAEWFRRSLETATGGVAQAARAGLQQAEQRRPSLSGSRFAEFNLGYDSDVVFLPDSAIPFVFDQSAAFVNVYAGGFEAIGNSDYVFDIVLNATEYDGLSQGQNVGFGGGLSHEYQRWNWDFGWRLGSNFTFFGGEPYQGSPQLSLKAGRNDWTLFYDYNYYAALDSLFDFLDGSRHRAGFSRTYEAETWAIGAGYAYEINDLESPEASPRRISFTTGFNMVLDSNSTLSLNLGYQDIDYEAGPRVDERLQASLEVERRLGSNLDIHAAFTRVDNNSTVNSQDYERNIVTLGLGWGF, from the coding sequence ATGCCTCGTCTGCTTTATCCCTGCGCGCTCGCGTTGACCTTGCTGGGCCCCGGTCTGCCCGCTACCGTTGCGGCTACCGATCTCCCTACCGACTCCGCCACGCAACCGGGCGAGGCCGATTTCGTTGCCGGTCTACAATCGTACCGGGCAGGTCAGTACAATGCGGCCCTGGACGCCTTCAATCGAGCCTTCTCGGCTGGACGCAGTGATGCGGAAACCACCTACTACCTGGGCCTGACCCACTTGCAGCTGCGTCAGTTTGATGAGGCCCGAGGCTATTTCGAGCTGGTGGTGGCCAGCGGCCAAAACCTCGATAAGGCCCATTTTTATCTGGGTCAGATCGCCTTGGAGCAGGACAAACCCGCTGAAGCCGCCGAGTGGTTTCGCCGCAGCTTGGAAACAGCGACAGGTGGTGTGGCCCAGGCAGCCCGGGCGGGCCTGCAGCAAGCTGAACAGCGCCGGCCAAGTTTATCCGGCAGCCGTTTTGCCGAGTTTAACCTCGGCTACGACAGTGACGTGGTGTTTCTACCGGACAGCGCCATCCCGTTTGTGTTCGATCAAAGCGCCGCGTTCGTTAATGTCTATGCTGGGGGATTTGAAGCCATCGGCAACAGCGACTATGTTTTCGACATCGTTCTTAACGCCACCGAGTACGACGGCCTCTCCCAAGGTCAGAATGTGGGCTTTGGCGGCGGCCTCAGCCACGAGTACCAGCGGTGGAACTGGGATTTCGGCTGGCGTTTGGGGAGCAATTTTACGTTCTTTGGCGGGGAACCTTACCAAGGCAGCCCGCAGCTCAGCCTCAAGGCCGGTCGGAACGACTGGACGTTGTTCTACGATTACAATTACTACGCGGCTTTAGATTCGTTATTCGATTTTCTTGACGGCAGTCGCCACCGCGCCGGATTCAGTCGCACTTACGAGGCGGAGACCTGGGCCATCGGCGCCGGCTATGCCTACGAGATCAACGACCTGGAATCCCCAGAGGCCTCTCCCCGCCGTATTTCCTTCACCACCGGTTTCAACATGGTTCTGGACAGCAACAGCACCCTGTCGTTGAACCTCGGCTATCAGGATATCGATTATGAAGCCGGGCCACGGGTTGACGAGCGGCTACAAGCTTCATTGGAAGTGGAACGCCGGCTTGGCTCAAACCTGGATATCCATGCCGCATTCACCCGCGTGGATAACAACAGCACAGTCAATTCGCAGGATTACGAGCGAAACATCGTCACCTTGGGGTTGGGCTGGGGCTTCTAA